A stretch of DNA from Cellulomonas sp. WB94:
CTCGTGGGCCTGCTCGAGGACCGCTGCGACGAGTGCGTCGTTGCCGGCGAGCTCGGGATCGAGGACCTCGAGGACGCGGCGGACCGCGCCGGGCAGCGGACCGGCGGCGAGCGGCAGGACCTCGGCGGCCCGCGCGTCGGTCACCGCTGCACCGTGGCCGCGCAGATGGCACACCCAGGCGGCGACCGGTCGCGTGGCTCCCGGCGAGATCCGACCCGCGGCGAGCTCGCGGCGAAGCGTCGGCAGCGTGCGGATCGGCAGCTTCTGCGACCCGTCGAAGGCGATCTGGTCGAGCCGGTGCCGCATGCGCGGGTTGGCGAAGCGCTCGGTGAGGGCAGCGCGGTAGGCGGCGATGTCGGTGGGCGGAAGGGTCAGGTGGGACGACGCCGCGTCCCACCACTCCTCGAGCCACGCGCGGCAGGTCGCGTCGCGCATCGCGTCGGCCACGGTGACGTGACCACGCAACGAGCCGGCGTACGCCAGCATCGAGTGCGCCCCGTTGAGCAGCCAGAGCTTGCGCTCCTCGAACGGGACGACGTCGTCGGTGAACGTCGCACCGGTGTCCTCCCACCGTGGTCGGCCGGCGACGAACTGCCCGCTGAGCACCCATTCGGTGAACGGCTCGGTCACGACGGGAGCCCGATCGTGGACGCCGGTCTGCGCCTGGACGGTGGCGAAGTCCTCCGCCGTGGGCTCGGGGGTGATCCGGTCCACCATCGTCGTGACGAAGCCCACGTTCTCGCCGATCCACGCGGCCAGGCCCGGGTCGACCAGCTCCGCGAGCTCACCCAGGACCCGGGCGACCGCCGCGCCGTTCTCGGGCAGGTTGTCGCAGGGCACGATCGTCAGTCCCCCGACCTCGGCCCGGCGACGTGCGGCCAGGCCGGCCACCAGCTTCGCGGGCGCCGTGCGCACCAGAGCGGTCGGGTCGGCGCGCAGCGTCGCCACGTCGGAGACGATCTCGGGTCGGTCGACGTCGAGCCCACCGTCCGCGCGGCGCACGTAGCCGGCCTCGGTGACGGTCGTGGTGACGATCCGGACCTGCGGGTCAGCCAGGTACCGCACGAGCGCGGCCTGGTCGTCCGCGGCGTGGGCGCGCGAGAGGCTGTGCACCACCTCGAACCGGTCGCCGTCCGC
This window harbors:
- a CDS encoding mannitol dehydrogenase family protein, whose translation is MSAPPVRHVHLGLGNFFRAHQAWYTDHAADGAEWGIAAFTGRSPDLAAALAAQDGLFTLVTRAADGDRFEVVHSLSRAHAADDQAALVRYLADPQVRIVTTTVTEAGYVRRADGGLDVDRPEIVSDVATLRADPTALVRTAPAKLVAGLAARRRAEVGGLTIVPCDNLPENGAAVARVLGELAELVDPGLAAWIGENVGFVTTMVDRITPEPTAEDFATVQAQTGVHDRAPVVTEPFTEWVLSGQFVAGRPRWEDTGATFTDDVVPFEERKLWLLNGAHSMLAYAGSLRGHVTVADAMRDATCRAWLEEWWDAASSHLTLPPTDIAAYRAALTERFANPRMRHRLDQIAFDGSQKLPIRTLPTLRRELAAGRISPGATRPVAAWVCHLRGHGAAVTDARAAEVLPLAAGPLPGAVRRVLEVLDPELAGNDALVAAVLEQAHELESP